A part of Micromonospora chersina genomic DNA contains:
- a CDS encoding ABC transporter permease: MFRFILRRLLQMVLAFFGTTLIVYALMFAGQGDPIQALAGERPVTAAQRAYLTQKYHLDQTGVGGFFYRYLDYVKNLLQGDLGQSLTGRQIGDILQQAWPVTVRLALIALAVAIIFGVTAGVIAGIRRASIFDNSTLVLTLLVLGIPTIVLAPIAQYFLGVKWQLFPPTAGAQPSFYALLLPGIVLGSLSLATALRLTRTSVAENLRADYVRTARSKGLVKRRIVSVHVLRNSLIPVVTFLGVELGNLMSGAIITEGVFNIPGVGFNLFRGIRTEDGPLVVGIVSVLVVVYLISNLVVDVLYAVLDPRIRYE, from the coding sequence ATGTTCCGCTTCATCCTGCGGCGCCTTCTGCAGATGGTCCTCGCGTTCTTCGGGACCACGCTGATCGTCTACGCGCTGATGTTCGCCGGGCAGGGCGACCCGATCCAGGCCCTCGCCGGGGAGCGGCCGGTGACGGCGGCCCAGCGGGCATACCTGACGCAGAAGTACCACCTGGACCAGACCGGCGTGGGCGGCTTCTTCTACCGTTACCTCGACTACGTCAAGAACCTGCTCCAGGGCGACCTGGGCCAGTCGCTCACCGGCCGGCAGATCGGCGACATCCTTCAGCAGGCCTGGCCGGTCACCGTGCGGCTGGCGCTCATCGCGCTGGCCGTGGCCATCATCTTCGGCGTCACCGCCGGCGTGATCGCCGGCATCCGCCGGGCCAGCATCTTCGACAACTCGACGCTGGTGCTCACCCTGCTGGTGCTGGGCATTCCGACCATCGTCCTGGCACCGATCGCGCAGTACTTCCTCGGCGTCAAGTGGCAGCTCTTCCCGCCCACCGCCGGGGCCCAACCGAGTTTCTACGCGCTGCTGCTGCCCGGCATCGTGCTCGGCTCGCTGTCGCTGGCCACCGCCCTGCGGCTGACCCGCACCTCGGTGGCGGAGAACCTGCGCGCCGACTACGTCCGCACGGCCCGGTCGAAGGGCCTGGTCAAGCGCCGGATCGTCAGCGTCCACGTGCTGCGCAACTCGCTCATCCCGGTGGTCACCTTCCTCGGCGTCGAGCTGGGCAACCTGATGAGCGGCGCGATCATCACCGAGGGCGTGTTCAACATCCCCGGCGTCGGCTTCAACCTGTTCCGCGGCATCCGCACCGAGGACGGCCCGCTGGTGGTCGGCATCGTCAGCGTGCTCGTCGTGGTCTACCTGATCTCCAACCTGGTGGTGGACGTGCTCTACGCCGTCCTCGACCCGAGGATCCGCTATGAGTGA